A single Xenopus laevis strain J_2021 chromosome 3S, Xenopus_laevis_v10.1, whole genome shotgun sequence DNA region contains:
- the LOC108713281 gene encoding uncharacterized protein LOC108713281: MLCLADRSKEIKQPNSSSPSIGRGYEIFPPLPSLVSDKAGIPIIPGQVWRKASLTLPLQQTCKHQERRMLLDAQNTCSYSVMTPQNDLVQGEECLAHIKDLEGTLRNQIDKMEHLKLSVMEVLNSSTTSTGFNYIQQTSSELKMSIAAHAAFLNDLNDRMDSLKISSTLWLRVNTKPKVWRRRQSFRRFSIRSRLCDDTQSEQGWSPVWPRRNSDATSEMSCTW, from the exons ATGCTGTGCCTGGCGGACAGGAGTAAAGAAATTAAACAGCCGAATTCCAGTTCTCCTTCCATTGGGAGGGGATATGAGATTTTCCCACCTCTTCCCTCCCTCGTCTCAGACAAAGCTGGGATTCCAATCATTCCTGGCCAAGTGTGGAGAAAAGCGAGCCTGACACTTCCACTCCAGCAGACCTGCAAACACCAGGAGCG AAGAATGCTGTTAGATGCTCAGAATACTTGCAGCTATTCCGTAATGACCCCACAGAATGATCTGGTTCAGGGGGAAGAATGCCTCGCCCACATAAAAGATTTGGAAGGGACACTGAGGAACCAGATTGATAAAATGGAGCACCTCAAACTAAGTGTAATGGAG GTACTCAACAGTAGCACCACCAGTACTGGCTTCAATTACATCCAGCAAACCAGCTCGGAGTTAAAGATGTCCATAGCCGCACATGCAGCCTTTCTCAATGACCTTAATGATCGTATGGATTCACTGAAGATTAGCTCAACGCTCTGGCTACGG GTGAACACAAAGCCCAAGGTCTGGAGGAGGAGACAAAGTTTCAGACGTTTCAGCATACGCTCTCGTCTCTGTGATGACACTCAATCTGAGCAGGGATGGAGCCCAGTGTGGCCACGAAGGAATAGCGATGCTACTTCTGAAATGTCCTGCACTTGGTGA